CCGGCGCCATTCGAACGACAACACCTCTGCGGCCGGAGTCAGGGCCATCGTCGCCCGGTCGGCGGCACAGAAGAAGATCAGGTCGACTCTGGTCTTGCCCGGATCGACATGGGCGGTGTCGGGCGCGGCCGCGAAACCGGACGCGTCGGCCCCCAGCTCCTCCGCCAATTCGCGCACCAGGGCCCGGCGCGCCGGTTCGCCCTTCTTGAGCAGTCCACCGGGCAGCGCCAGCCCGGGCCGATGCTGCTGCCGGACGAACAGGACCAGATCGCCGTCGTGGATGACGCCCAGCGCCCCGACGGTGAACGACGGCGCGACCACACCGACAATGCCCCGGCGCACGCGGGGCGGCAGGTATCCGAACGCGGAGTAGGCCGCCGAACGGACACGAGACCGTAAACCGCCCTTCGGGCCCACCTCAGACATACGACGGTTCTCCTCGGTATTTGTGCTGGTCAGAGCGATTTCTAGGTCCGGAGAAGGCTAGCACGCCCGCGTTGCCCGCCCCTCGACCCGACGCGCGCATCGAGCCGGGAATGCTGCTGCCGGAGAGCGGGTTGGACTCGGCATGAAGATCGATATCTGGTCGGACGTCGTCTGCCCCTGGTGTTACCTCGGCAAGCGCCGCTTCGAGTCCGCTCTCCGGCAGTTCGCCCACCGCGACGACGTCTCGGTGACGTGGCATTCGTTCCAACTCGATCCCACGGCCGCCAGCGCGTCGCCCGGGTCGGACCACGACCACATCCAGGCCATTGCCGACAAACTCGGCCTCAGCCGCGAGAAGTCGGCCCGGATGCACGACGACCTGACGGCGACGGCGGCTGCCGAAGGTCTGGACTATCACTTCGAGAAGATGAAGGCCGCCAACACTTTCGACGCCCATCGGCTGTTGCACCTGGCCCTGGCCCGGGGTCGGCAGGACGTGCTGAAGGAGCGACTGATGAAGGCCACCTTCACCGACGGCCTGCCGGTCGGGGACCACGGCACCCTCGCCGATCTGGCCGTCGAGGCGGGGCTGGACCGCGCCGAGGTGGAGGCCGCCCTGGCCGGCGACCGCTACGCCGACGACGTGCGGGCCGACATCGCCCAGGCGCGGGCCTACGGGATCAGCGGAGTCCCGTTCTTCGTCATCGACGCCAAGTACGGTGTGTCCGGGGCCCAGCCGGCGCCGGCCCTGCTGGACGTGCTCAACCAGGCCTGGTCCGATGCCCACCCGTTGACGATGACGGCCGGGAACGCCGGGTCGTGCGAGGGCGATACCTGCTCGGTGTGAGGCTGCGGCCGAACCCGGTTCGCTCCCCTGATTCCACCGGCCCCGAATACGCGACCGGAGCGTGGCCGACCACCCGGAGAGGGCTCCCAGCGCGTCGCTACAGCGTGAAGGCGGCCCGGAAGTGCTCCAGGGCCAGCAGCGGATCGCCGGCGGCCCAGCCCTCGAAGGCGACCACGCCGTCGTAGCCCAGACGTCGCAGGGCACGGGCGATGGCCGGGTAGTTGATCTCGCCCGTGCCGGGCTGGCGGCGACCGGGGACGTCGGCCACCTGGATCTCCCCGATGTGCGGCAGCGCCCGCTCGACGAGTTCGATCAGATTGCCCTCGCCGATCTGGGCGTGGTAGAGGTCGAGATTCATCTTCAGGTGCGGATTGTCGACCGCCGCGACCAGCGCCAGCGTGTCGGCCGCCCGCGCGAACGGCGTCCCCGGATGGTCGACCGCGGTGTTCAGGTTCTCCAACAGGAACGTCCGACCGGCCCGCTCGCCGAGCTCGGCCAGGCGCCCCAGCGTGCGGCCCGCGGCCAACCACATCGCCCCGGTGACCTCCGAGACCGGCACCACCGGAAGCCCGTTCCGGTCCAGTGCGGTGCCGGTCAGGTTCAGGTTCGGGCAGTTGAGCCGCTCGGCGGCGTGGAGTGACAGCGCCGCCGTCCGCAGCAACTCCGCAATCCCGGCCGGATCGGTGAGGTTGCCGGCGATGTGGCCGGTCATCGAGGTGAACCGGGCACCGGTCGCGACCAGGGCATCGATGTCCTTCGACGTCCAGTCCCAGATCTCCGCCGCAAAGCCCAGTTCGTGGATCTTGGCCACCCGCTCGGCGAACGGAAGGTCGAGAAACACCATTTCGGCGCTGACCGCGAGATCGAAACCCATGGCGCTCACCTTCGCGTGCCTAGAACGTTCTAGACGCAGCAGCCTACGACCGCCCAAACCCGGGGGTCAAGGCTCCGCCCCTGGACATAGAACGATCTAGGGTGGACGGGATCAGCGGCCCGGTGACCCCGGACCCCCGAAGCCGAAGGAGCACCGTGACCGGGGACCGCCCGAGTGTCGAGCGTCGAGCGACGATCGCCGATGTCGCCGCGGTGGCCGGTGTCTCGCCGGCGTTGGTCTCGATCGTCATCCGCGGCGTGCCCGGTGCCTCGGCGGCCACCCGGCAGCGTGTGCTGGCCGTGGCCGAGGGCCTTGGCTATCGACCGGACCAGCGGGCGCGGATGCTCCGGCGCCAGCGCTCCAGACTGCTGGGCGTCTCCTTCGAGGTGCAGCAAGCGTTCCACGGTGACCTGGTCGAAGGGATCTACACCGCCGCACAGGAGGCCGGCTACGAGGTGGTCCTGAGTGCGGTGGCGCCCAGTCGCAGCGAGGAGCGGGCCGCCCAGACCCTGCTCGACGACCGGTGCGAGGCGATGATCCTGCTCGGCCCGCGGGTACCCGTCGCCACGCTCGGCCGCTGGGCGTCCCGGATGCCGCTGGTCGTCGTGGGCCGCAGCGTTCGTCATCCGGGGGTCGACACCGTCCGGTCGGCCGACGACAAGGGAATGTCGCTGGCCGTCGGACATCTCGTCGCGGCCGGCCATTCCCGGATCGCGCATGTCGACGGCGCCTCGGCGCCGGGTTCGGCCGAGCGACGCCGGAGTTTCGCCGGCGCCATGGGCCGTCACGCCCTCGCCGATCAGGCCCGGGTGGTGCCGGGCGGTCCGACCGAGGAGTACGGCGCGGCCGCCACCAGAACCCTGCTGGCCCAGGGCATTGCGCCGACCGCGGTGGTGGCCTACAACGACCGCTGCGCCCTTGGCGTCCTGGACACGCTGCACCGCAACGGGCGGCAGGTCCCGCAGGACGTCTCGGTGATCGGCTGGGACGACAGTCGGCTGGCCGCTCTGTCCTACGTCGACCTGACGACGGTCGGCCAGAATCCGGGCCGGCTGGCCCGATTGGCGGTCGCTCGCATCGCCGGCCGGCTCGACGGCACCCGCATCGGCCCCCGGGAGCAGGTCATCCCGCCTGAACTGGTACTTCGCAGCAGCACCGGGCCACCTCCCCGGACCTGACCAGCCACTGATCGTTCGAACCCATCCCGAGGAGACAGGAACACCATGGACCGCTTCACCGACACCGCCTGGGCCGACACCGCGACGATCCGGCGGGCCATCGACGAGCATCCGTTCCTGCTGGGTCTGCGGGACGGAACCCTGGCCGAGGCAACGTTCCTCGGCTACCTGGCACAGGACGCGCACTACCTTCTGGGGTACGCCCGCGCCCTGGCCATGTGCGCGGCACAAGCCTCGCACCCCGACGATCTGTCGTTCTGGGCCCGCTCCGCCCACGACGCCATCGAGGTGGAACGCACGCTGCACGCCGGCCGGGTGCTCGACCTCGACGCGGCGCCGCCGTCACCGGCCGGGACGGCCTACGTCACCTTCCTGCTCGGCGCGGCGGCGCGCGGGAGCTACCCGGTACTGGCCGCCGCGCTGTTGCCGTGCTTCTGGATCTACCAGGACACGGGTCAGCGGCTGATGGACGGTCTGGACCTGTCCGGACATCCGTACGCAGACTGGATCCAGACGTACGGCGATCCGGATTTCGCAGCCGCGACCGCACGGGCCAAGGACATCGTCGACCGGTGCGCGTCCAATTCGTCGGCCTCGGTGGTGGCGGACATGCACGCCGCGTTCGCCACCGCCGCCCGTTACGAGTGGATGTTCTGGGACGCCGCCTGGCGCGGCGAGACCTGGCCCGCCTTCGGCGATGCGAAGGGCAGGGCCACCAGCACGGCGACCACGAACGAGGCGATCGAGGCCGACAGCCACGGGTGACCGATGAGGTGCAGGTCGGTCCCCATCCGGGTCCAGAACGAGGACCACCCGGCGATCCCGCCCGGGTTGATCAACTGGTAGACCACGAATCCGATGATCCAGGCGGCGATCATCCCAGGCCGGACGGGCGCCGCATCCGACACGTCCCAGACGGCGACGAGGGCCGTGGGTTCGGCGCTCGACGAACCGTCGACCACCGGCGCGGGCGGGGCAACCGCGACGCGTGAGCGGGCCCAGCCGGCGACCAGAGCACCGGACAGCGGGATGAAGACGGCCCCGATCAGGTAGAGGAAGTTCTCGTACTGGGACACGTCGACGGTGAGCGCGAGCACCGTCGTACCCGCCCCGATCAGCACGGTCAGGATCCGCCGATCCCAACGCGGGGCCATGTTCTGGATCGAGACAGCGGTGGAGTAGACGTTCGCGAACGACTGATCGGTCTCCCGCAGCACCAGGATCGCGAAGGCCACCGTGCCCAACGGGAGGGTCAGGAACAGATCGGGGATCTGATCTCCGTTGCTCGAGCCGAGCTGGGTCAGAGCCACCACGCCGATCAACAGACAGGCGACCTGGGTCACCCCGTATCCGAGGAAGCCGCCGGCGAAAGCCGAACGGGCGCTGCGGGAATGACGCGAGTAGTCGGCCCCGAGCGGGACCCAGGAGATGGTCAGGGCGATGACCGCGTCGACCGCGAGCCAGAATCCGCCCCAGGAACCGGTGATCGCGCCGGTCGGACGGCGCAGCAGGCCGACAGCAAGAACGATCATCGACAGCACGACCAGGACGGAGACGTACTTGCGCAGTACCCGGATGGCGCCGAGCGGCCGGAGGGTGAGCCCGGTGGTGACGGCGCCGGCGACGACGACACAGAGCCAGGACGGCAGGTGACCGCGGGAAAGGGCCTGCAGTCCACTGGAAATGACGAACAACTCGAACACAGCCCAGCCCAGGCACTGTGCGATGTTCAGCACGGTCGGGACGAACGAGGCCTTGGCCCCGAGCAGTCCGCGGAGAAGCACCATGGCCGGCGCCCCGGTCCGGGCTCCGAGCACCAGCGTCGCCCCGAGGATCAACCCGCCGAGTACCGATCCGGTGACGATGGCGACGATCGCCGCTGTGAGCCCGAGCGGCGACGCGCCGGACGGCTGCAGGACGGCGACCGCCCCGGCGAAACCGAGGAGGCTGACCCCGAGGTTGCCCCACAGCCCCAGCTGGTCGAGCAGGCCCAGGGTGCGGGGGGCGGCCTCGGTGAGGGTGTGCGGCGCCTCGTCTGGAGGGGCCACCGACGATGCAGCCGATGGTCGGGACGATCTGGATACAGATGTGGACATGACAGCCAACCTCTCCCTGCGCCGGTACTAGCCGGATCAGGTTCAAGCGGTCGGTGGCCTGGGCGGATTCGATGTTTCCGCCGCTCGTCCACCCTCTCAGCCCGATCTGCGGGCTCCCGCGGGATGCGATCAGTGTAGGGGGATCGGTGCCCGTCCGCGGCACCGTCCCGGTCCGGCACCGTCCCGGTGAACCGGTGGCCCCACCGAGAAGCCGGGCCGCGTCACCGGCGGTGGCTCACCCGTGCGGCTGCGGATCGGCCTCGACCCGGGCCGGGCTGACCTGGATGGTGGCGGCGGCCAGGCGACGCACCCCGGCCAGCAGGTGGGCCTCGGCGTGATCGGCGATCTGGTGCGCCTCCTGCACGGTGAGCGCCGGATCGACGGTGATCTCGGCCTCGGCCCGCAGGGTGTGCCCGATCCAGCGCAACCTGAGCTCGCGGATCTGTCGCACCCCGTCGACCGTGCCGATCGCCGCGGCGGCCAGGTCCACCACACCGGGATCGACCGCGTCCATGAGACGGGCCCCGACCTGACGGATCGCCGACCGGAGCACTCCGAGGATGGCGACCATGATCAGCAGTCCGACCACCGGGTCGGCCCAACGCCAGCCGAGGGCGACGCCGCCGGCGCCGAGCAGGACGGCCAGACTGGTGAATCCGTCGGTGCGGGCGTGCAGGCCGTCGGCGACCAGTGCGGCCGATCCGATCTGGCGCCCGACCCGGATCCGGTAGCGGGCCACGATCTCGTTGCCCAGGAAGCCGATCAGTCCGGCCCCGGCCACCGCCCAGAGGTGCGACACCGGCTGCGGATGGATGAGCCGGGCGATGGCCTCGTATCCGGCCAGAACGCTGGACAGCAGCATCATGGCGATGACGAACAGCCCGCCGATGTCCTCGGCGCGGCCGTAACCGTAGGTGTGGCGCTTGTTCGGCGGTCGACGGACCAACGTGAACGCGATCAGCAGGGGCACTGCGGTCAGTGCGTCGGCGACGTTGTGCAGCGTGTCGCCCAACAGGGCGATGGAGCCGGACAGCAGCACCACCACGCCCTGGATGGCGGCCGTGAGACCCAGCCCGATGAGGCTGATCACAAGGGCCCGTCGGCCCGCACTGTCGGCCTCCAGCGCGTCGTCGATGGCGTCGACCGTGTCGTGGGAATGCCCGCCGACCAGTTCCGACAGCCAATGCCTGATCGATGACCACGGGGAACTCACGTCGTGTGAGTGGCCGTGCTCGTGCGAGTGGCCGTGTTCGTGCTCGTCGTGATTGGCGTGGCTGTGCCCGTGCTCATCGTGGTCGTGGTCGTGCTCGTGCTCGGCTGCCGCGGGTAGGTCGAGGTCGGAATGCTCGCGGACAACAAGGTGACTCATCAGGTGACTCGTTTCGCCGGGCCGGTTGGGTTCGCCGTCATACTATCGTCATCTTCGCATCCGTGAAGGTATGAAGGTGGTCGGCTAGGGTGAGATGTATGACCGTCCCCGCGACCACGGATGCCGTTGCCGCGGTCGGCGGTCCCCACCCGGAGAATCCGTCACCGGCCCAGGTGGACGCAGCCGTGGTTTCGTTCGCGATGCTGGCCGATCCGACCCGGGTGCGCATGTTGTGGGCCATGTCCTCCCGCGAGATGGACGTGGCCAGCCTGGCCGCCGCAGCCGGCTGCCGGCCGACCGTGGCCAGCCAGCATCTGTCGAAGCTCCGGTTGGCCGGTCTGGTCGAAGGCACCCGCGAGGGGCGCCGGATCGTCTATCGGCTGCGCGGCGGGCACGTCCGCAATCTGTTGCGGGAAGCGATGTTCCAGGCCGACCACCAGATCACCGGCGAGCCCGTCCACGACTGAGCGCGGCCGCGGGACCGCGCGTCGTTCACACCTCGCGCAGGAACCGCACCGTGCGGTCGAGCAGCAGTTCAGTGGCGTCGGGGTCGTAGTCGGGCAGTGATCGGCCGACGAACAGGTGGCGATCACCCGGGTAGAGGAACAATTCAGCATCCGGCGCCGAGCTGACGAGCTCGCGGGCCGCCTCCAGATCGCCCTCGCCGGTGAAGATGGGGTCGGCCGCCATGCCGTGGATCCGCACCGGCACCTCCGGCGGCCAGCCCCCGAATTCACCCGCCGGCAGACAGGAGCCCATGAAGACCGCCCCCCGGGCACCGGGCCGGGTCTGGGCCAGGTTCTGCGCGGGCATCACGCCCAAGGAGAACCCGATGTACACCAGGGCTTCCGGCAGCTCGGCGGCGGCCCGCACCCCGAGCTTCATCAACTCCTCGAACCCGACGCCACCGGCGTAGGCCAGCCCGTCGTCGAGCACATCGAAGGTGTGCCCGTCGTACAGATCGGGGGTGTGGACGGTGTTCCCGGCGGCGCGGAGCACGTCCGCAAGGGCCACCACGCCGGGAGTCAGCCCCTGGGCGTGATGGAACAGCAGCACTTCGGCCATGACGTGCCTCTCCGAAGACGGCGGACGGATCGAGGTCGGAGAAATCCTAGGCGGGGCCGGGCGATCGTGCTCGATTGGGTCAGATCGGGATCCGGCCGGATACTTCCCTCATGCACAGTGGAATATCGCGACGGGCCCTGATCGGGGTGGGCCTGGCGTTCACCGCGGCGGTCGCGGCCGCGTGCACCTCGGCCATCCGGTCCGGTCCCCCGGCCCCCTCGCCGGACGTCGCCGCGACCGGCCCCGGGTCGGCCTCCGCGGCGTTATCGGTCCCCCGGGTGAACTCATCGCCCGCCCGGCCACGGGCGACCACGACCCCCGGCACCACGACCGCGTCGACTCCCGGCCGCTCGACCGCGTCCCGGCCGTCGTCCCGCCCGGCAGCCCCTCCCACCCGGACCAGCCGGACCGCCCCGACGTCGACCCGGCCCCCCGGCGGACCGGCGGAACAGATCTCCCACGGTCCGACCGACCGGGGTCAGGTCGCCCTGACCTTTCACGGCGCCGGCGACACCGGCCTGGCCCGCCAGATCCTGCAGATCGCCCGGCAGAAGAAGGCCCTGATCACGGTCATGGCCGTCGGGACGTGGCTGGCCGAGAACCCGGAGATCGGGCCGGCGATCGTGGCCGGCGGTCACGAGATGGGCAATCACACCTGGTCGCACCAGGACATCAACTCGCTGTCGGCCACCGATGTGACGGCCGAGATCGTCCGCTGCCGGGATCTGCTGCGTTCGCAGATCGGGTCGGCCGGCCGCTACTTCCGGCAGTCCCAGTCGCCCACCGCGAATGCACTGGTGCGCAGGGAGGCCGGGGCAGCGGGTTACGCCACGTGCCTGTCGTACGACCTGGACTCCATGGACTGGACCGATCCTGGGGCCTCGGCGATCCGGGCCAACGTCCGCGAGGCTCGCGCCGGTTCGATCGTGAGCATGCACCTGGGACACCAGGGCACCGTCGACGCACTGCCCGGCATCCTGGACGATCTGCGATCCCGGCACCTGACGGCCGTCACGGTGAGCACTCTGCTCCGCGGCTGATCGGCCGGGCTCACCCGGTCAGCGGGTGATGCCGGTGTGCCCCAGGCTGTATCGCCCGGGTATGGGCATCAGGGCCAGCCCGTGCGGCTCGTCCCCGACCGGTATCCGGGCCAGCAGGTGACCGTTGCGCGTGTCGAACACGTAGACCACGCTGTTATACCGACCCGAGACCCACAGCTGACTTCCGTCTGCGCTGACGTTGCCCATGTCCGGGCTGCCGCCGCCCGGGATGACCCAGGTGGTCAGCAGAGCGCCGGTCCGCGAGTTCAGGACGCTGATCGTGCCCGCCAGCCGGTTGGTCACGTACAGCTCGGATGCATCCCGGCTCAGATACAGGCCGTGCGCTCCCCGACCGGTCGCGATGTGCCGCAGCACCTTTCGCGCCGCGCCGTCGAGCACCCAGACGCCGTTGGAGTCGGAATCGGCGATGTAGTAGGCACTCCCGTCAGGAGCCAGCTTGATGTCCTGCGGCCCCATCATGGTGTTGCGGACCGGCATGTCGATCAACCGCTCCACCCGGTGGGTGACGATGTCGACCACCGCCACCCGCCCGGCGAACTCGCAGGTGAACACGGCCGTGCGACCGTCGGGACTGAAGTCGGCGTGGTCGATCCCGGCGCACCCCGGAATCGAGGTGGTGTCGTGCACCTTCCAGGTCACCGGGTCGTACCAGATGAGTTGGCGATACTCCTCGGCAACGGAGATGGCATATCGGCCGTCCGGCGTGAAGTACATGTTGTACGGGTCCTTGACCGGTATCTCCCGCCCGCACTCGCCGGTCCGCGGGTCGATGACCCTGATGTGATTGCCGACGTCGTCGGTCGCGTACAGCTTCGTCAGATCGTAGGAGGGGACGACGTGCTGAATCTCGATGCCGACGTGACACTTCCGGATCACCGCGTGGGTGCGCTGGTCGATCACCCAGACGTCGCCCGATCGGTTGTGCGGAACGTAGGCGTACGGCGGATCCCCGGCCACCGCGGCGCTGAGCCGCCCGGCGGCCGCGTCGGCGTACACGTTGTGCGGATCGGCGACCGGCGGCATGCCGGGTAGACCTCCGGCCGCGCCGGCCTTCGTGGTGGGGTGCGGCGACGACAGCGGGATCCGACCCGGGCTGGACGGCGGAGTCCGGCCCGGAACCGACGAGGCCGGAGTACTGGGTGTGGATGGACCGCTGCCCGGTGCCGCCGCCCGGGTACCCAGCGCGGTCGCGGTGGTGCTCTCGGGTGTCGTCACCGGGTGTACCGCGGATTCCTGGGCCTTGGCCCCGGCGCTGGTGCACGAGGCCATGAGCAGCCCGGCGGCCACCAGCCAGGCCAGCCGTTGCGCACCGGTTCGGTTTCGTCGCTCCGTGGTCCGGATCTGCATCACGGGGCCAACCCTATGCGGCCCGGCCCCGACCCGCTCCCAGGGTCAGGACGCTGCGGTGAGAGCCAACTGCACCTGTCCGGTTGCCGCGTCGCCCGGATCGAGGACAACGGTGAAGGTCCCGGTGGCCGGCAACGCGACCGGGTCGATGCCGCTGGCCCCGCCGACCAGGCACCCGGTGGTCACGACGGCACCGGACGCGTCCAGCAGCCGGAGCTGACCGCAGTCGGCCGGCAGGGTGGAGCCGGAGGCGATGACCGCCACCTTCTGGCCGGCAGTGCCCTGGAAGGTGAACCGGGAGATCGCACCCGGTTGGGCCACGGACGCCGTGACGGGCGGCCCACCGAGGGCGATGGTGCCCTGCTGGTCGATGTCGCGGATCACCCGGAGCCGGACCGCGCCGATGCCGGCGTCGGCCGGATCCAGCACCACCGAGTACGTCCCGTCATCGGGCAGCAGGGTCGCGTCCACCTGACCCTTGCCATCCAGCACGCATCCGGTGTCGAGGACGTTCCCGGATGGCCCCCGGAGCGACAGATCGCCGCATTGACCCGGAACGGTGGCTGAATCGGCCCGTACGAACACCTTCTCCCCGGCCGACGCCGCGAAGCTCAGCCTGGCCACCGCCCCCGGCTGGGACACGGTCGCCGCCACGGCCGGGCCGTCCACCTGGATGGTCCCGACCTGGTCGACGGCCCGGGTCAGGCGGACCTGGACCCCGCCGGTGGCCGCCCCGGCCGGATCAAGCACGAAGGCGTATGTCCCGGTGGCCGGCAAAGTCGTCCGGTCGATCGACCCCTGCCCGTCGATCACGCATCCGCTGGCCAGCACGTCGTCGTTCGGGTCGTGGATGGCGATCACTCCGCAGGCACTGGACAACGTGGCCGTCGGGATGTTGACGTAGACCACGTCCCCTTTGGTCCCGGCGAAGGTCAGGCGACCGACGCCTCCGGCCGCAGTGACCCCGACCGCCACCGGCGGCCCGTCGATGGTCAGTACGCCCCGCTGGTCGGAGGCCGAGACCAGCCTCATGGTCACCGTTCCGGTGACGCCGGCCGGTGGAGCGACCACCACCTGGTAGGCACCGTCGGCCGGCAAGGTGACGGCGTCGATGCCCCCGGTTCCGTTGATGATGCACCCGGTGGCCAACGACTTCCCGGTGCTGTCCTGCAAGCTCAATTGCCCACACGCCGACGGCAGGGTGCTGGCGACGACGTCGACGTAGAGCTTCTGCCCGGCCCGGCCCGTGAACGGCACCGTGGTCCTCGACCCGGACGGCGTGATCGCGACGGTGGTACCGCTGCCGTCCATCCGGAAGCTGGTGGCGACGGCTTGCGTCAGTTGGGATGCCGCCAGCAGGCCGGGGTTGCCGGTGTTGGCCAGGTCCAGGACACAGTTCTCCAGCGTGACCGGATCGGTGATCCCGTTCGCGGTGCACACTGCGCGGGCCCACGCGGACCGGGACGACGGGGCGGCGGAGCGGTCGGGGAACGTGCGGTCGGTGTAGGTCGTCGTGCTCGTGCCGGTGGAGTAGGTGAACAGGGATTCCGCCTGCTTGATCCGCAGACTGTCGGCGAACCCGGGGTAGAGGACGTCGTAGCTCGGGGCGGAGGATCCGGCCGCGGCGGGCAGGTCGTTGGACGGGTTGCCGTCGGCGTCGCCGAGCAGTCCCGTCAAGCGTCCGTAGTGGGCCGCCGACGGCACCACGATCAGG
This window of the Nakamurella panacisegetis genome carries:
- a CDS encoding NUDIX hydrolase: MSEVGPKGGLRSRVRSAAYSAFGYLPPRVRRGIVGVVAPSFTVGALGVIHDGDLVLFVRQQHRPGLALPGGLLKKGEPARRALVRELAEELGADASGFAAAPDTAHVDPGKTRVDLIFFCAADRATMALTPAAEVLSFEWRRIDDVELTPQTREILASVGDRIPR
- a CDS encoding DsbA family oxidoreductase, whose product is MKIDIWSDVVCPWCYLGKRRFESALRQFAHRDDVSVTWHSFQLDPTAASASPGSDHDHIQAIADKLGLSREKSARMHDDLTATAAAEGLDYHFEKMKAANTFDAHRLLHLALARGRQDVLKERLMKATFTDGLPVGDHGTLADLAVEAGLDRAEVEAALAGDRYADDVRADIAQARAYGISGVPFFVIDAKYGVSGAQPAPALLDVLNQAWSDAHPLTMTAGNAGSCEGDTCSV
- a CDS encoding TIM barrel protein translates to MGFDLAVSAEMVFLDLPFAERVAKIHELGFAAEIWDWTSKDIDALVATGARFTSMTGHIAGNLTDPAGIAELLRTAALSLHAAERLNCPNLNLTGTALDRNGLPVVPVSEVTGAMWLAAGRTLGRLAELGERAGRTFLLENLNTAVDHPGTPFARAADTLALVAAVDNPHLKMNLDLYHAQIGEGNLIELVERALPHIGEIQVADVPGRRQPGTGEINYPAIARALRRLGYDGVVAFEGWAAGDPLLALEHFRAAFTL
- a CDS encoding LacI family DNA-binding transcriptional regulator; its protein translation is MTGDRPSVERRATIADVAAVAGVSPALVSIVIRGVPGASAATRQRVLAVAEGLGYRPDQRARMLRRQRSRLLGVSFEVQQAFHGDLVEGIYTAAQEAGYEVVLSAVAPSRSEERAAQTLLDDRCEAMILLGPRVPVATLGRWASRMPLVVVGRSVRHPGVDTVRSADDKGMSLAVGHLVAAGHSRIAHVDGASAPGSAERRRSFAGAMGRHALADQARVVPGGPTEEYGAAATRTLLAQGIAPTAVVAYNDRCALGVLDTLHRNGRQVPQDVSVIGWDDSRLAALSYVDLTTVGQNPGRLARLAVARIAGRLDGTRIGPREQVIPPELVLRSSTGPPPRT
- a CDS encoding TenA family protein, with the translated sequence MDRFTDTAWADTATIRRAIDEHPFLLGLRDGTLAEATFLGYLAQDAHYLLGYARALAMCAAQASHPDDLSFWARSAHDAIEVERTLHAGRVLDLDAAPPSPAGTAYVTFLLGAAARGSYPVLAAALLPCFWIYQDTGQRLMDGLDLSGHPYADWIQTYGDPDFAAATARAKDIVDRCASNSSASVVADMHAAFATAARYEWMFWDAAWRGETWPAFGDAKGRATSTATTNEAIEADSHG
- a CDS encoding cation diffusion facilitator family transporter, with product MSHLVVREHSDLDLPAAAEHEHDHDHDEHGHSHANHDEHEHGHSHEHGHSHDVSSPWSSIRHWLSELVGGHSHDTVDAIDDALEADSAGRRALVISLIGLGLTAAIQGVVVLLSGSIALLGDTLHNVADALTAVPLLIAFTLVRRPPNKRHTYGYGRAEDIGGLFVIAMMLLSSVLAGYEAIARLIHPQPVSHLWAVAGAGLIGFLGNEIVARYRIRVGRQIGSAALVADGLHARTDGFTSLAVLLGAGGVALGWRWADPVVGLLIMVAILGVLRSAIRQVGARLMDAVDPGVVDLAAAAIGTVDGVRQIRELRLRWIGHTLRAEAEITVDPALTVQEAHQIADHAEAHLLAGVRRLAAATIQVSPARVEADPQPHG
- a CDS encoding ArsR/SmtB family transcription factor; this encodes MTVPATTDAVAAVGGPHPENPSPAQVDAAVVSFAMLADPTRVRMLWAMSSREMDVASLAAAAGCRPTVASQHLSKLRLAGLVEGTREGRRIVYRLRGGHVRNLLREAMFQADHQITGEPVHD
- a CDS encoding dienelactone hydrolase family protein; translated protein: MAEVLLFHHAQGLTPGVVALADVLRAAGNTVHTPDLYDGHTFDVLDDGLAYAGGVGFEELMKLGVRAAAELPEALVYIGFSLGVMPAQNLAQTRPGARGAVFMGSCLPAGEFGGWPPEVPVRIHGMAADPIFTGEGDLEAARELVSSAPDAELFLYPGDRHLFVGRSLPDYDPDATELLLDRTVRFLREV
- a CDS encoding polysaccharide deacetylase family protein, which encodes MHSGISRRALIGVGLAFTAAVAAACTSAIRSGPPAPSPDVAATGPGSASAALSVPRVNSSPARPRATTTPGTTTASTPGRSTASRPSSRPAAPPTRTSRTAPTSTRPPGGPAEQISHGPTDRGQVALTFHGAGDTGLARQILQIARQKKALITVMAVGTWLAENPEIGPAIVAGGHEMGNHTWSHQDINSLSATDVTAEIVRCRDLLRSQIGSAGRYFRQSQSPTANALVRREAGAAGYATCLSYDLDSMDWTDPGASAIRANVREARAGSIVSMHLGHQGTVDALPGILDDLRSRHLTAVTVSTLLRG
- a CDS encoding YVTN family beta-propeller repeat protein — protein: MQIRTTERRNRTGAQRLAWLVAAGLLMASCTSAGAKAQESAVHPVTTPESTTATALGTRAAAPGSGPSTPSTPASSVPGRTPPSSPGRIPLSSPHPTTKAGAAGGLPGMPPVADPHNVYADAAAGRLSAAVAGDPPYAYVPHNRSGDVWVIDQRTHAVIRKCHVGIEIQHVVPSYDLTKLYATDDVGNHIRVIDPRTGECGREIPVKDPYNMYFTPDGRYAISVAEEYRQLIWYDPVTWKVHDTTSIPGCAGIDHADFSPDGRTAVFTCEFAGRVAVVDIVTHRVERLIDMPVRNTMMGPQDIKLAPDGSAYYIADSDSNGVWVLDGAARKVLRHIATGRGAHGLYLSRDASELYVTNRLAGTISVLNSRTGALLTTWVIPGGGSPDMGNVSADGSQLWVSGRYNSVVYVFDTRNGHLLARIPVGDEPHGLALMPIPGRYSLGHTGITR